The Chloroflexaceae bacterium genome has a segment encoding these proteins:
- a CDS encoding STAS domain-containing protein, producing MGRLDALFASLRIPDEDVQRRGRILNILALGLIILSLVYVPISLITGYALLRIGQLLTMAIVAGIAFWLGRSGRVTVGAYLLIGVMIYAVASSIPGRFFSANILFFTILPVLFAGVLLTPIHIWNVLIITVAIITFRVSQLPPGIRYSMSWNTTFYNAPLLLFAVALVSFLNARATVQTLRQLAAARAEAETANQALTASNATLETRVEERTVALRQALEEQRAIATQLQASLATQQELNRVIASLSIPVIPISAGTLVAPIIGNLDTERARLLLTTLLAQVEATRARTVVLDITGVAVVDDQVAAALLQAASAARLMGAETVIVGIRPEVAHTLVHLGADLSHLHTAATLQDALQALDGRARR from the coding sequence ATGGGTAGACTCGATGCGCTGTTCGCGAGCCTGCGCATTCCCGATGAAGATGTGCAGCGCCGGGGGCGGATTCTGAATATTCTAGCACTCGGCCTGATCATTCTGAGCTTAGTCTATGTACCGATCAGCCTGATCACCGGTTATGCCTTGTTGCGGATCGGGCAACTGCTGACGATGGCGATTGTCGCGGGCATAGCATTCTGGCTCGGCCGATCCGGGCGGGTGACCGTGGGCGCCTATCTCCTCATCGGGGTCATGATCTACGCGGTAGCCTCATCCATTCCCGGACGGTTTTTCTCAGCCAACATCCTCTTCTTCACCATTCTCCCCGTGCTCTTTGCGGGCGTCCTGCTGACGCCTATTCACATCTGGAACGTGCTGATTATCACGGTGGCCATCATCACATTTCGGGTGAGTCAGCTTCCTCCCGGCATACGCTACAGCATGTCGTGGAACACCACCTTTTACAATGCGCCGCTGCTGCTGTTCGCGGTCGCGTTGGTGAGCTTTCTCAACGCCCGCGCAACTGTGCAGACCCTGCGGCAGCTTGCGGCGGCCCGCGCAGAAGCCGAGACGGCTAACCAGGCCCTCACGGCCAGCAATGCAACTCTGGAGACACGGGTCGAAGAACGCACCGTCGCCCTGCGTCAGGCCCTCGAAGAGCAGCGGGCCATCGCCACGCAACTTCAGGCCAGCCTGGCGACCCAGCAAGAACTCAACCGGGTCATCGCCTCTCTTTCGATACCGGTGATCCCTATCAGCGCCGGCACGCTAGTGGCGCCGATTATCGGCAACCTCGACACTGAACGCGCCAGGCTGCTGCTCACCACCCTGCTGGCGCAGGTTGAGGCGACCAGGGCCCGCACCGTCGTGCTGGATATCACCGGCGTCGCCGTGGTGGACGACCAGGTAGCCGCGGCGCTGCTGCAGGCGGCCAGCGCCGCGCGGCTGATGGGCGCCGAAACGGTAATCGTCGGCATTCGCCCCGAAGTGGCGCATACCCTGGTCCACCTGGGCGCGGATCTGTCCCATCTTCACACCGCCGCCACCCTGCAGGACGCTCTGCAGGCGCTCGATGGCCGGGCGCGCCGGTGA
- a CDS encoding STAS domain-containing protein, whose protein sequence is MQRLGSWIIRVNTSNEDRQRRGQTLIILGIGLIALALAAIPLSMIAGQPSALFISASALVLLVGVIILARMGRVNLGAYLLLFVLLAGIIGSFVARPVTPNGLFFMILPILCASILLPPIHIWSTLVLAMAGVLLSFGLLPANLRDDRYWRVAALSAPLLMAMSALVSFLGARMVKRSLTMAHAARAEADAANQALAASNVSLEARVAERTAALQQLADEQTALAAQLQASLETQKDLNRVIAALSMPVIPISDRVLVAPIIGNLDTERTQLLLATVLDEVEAARARVVVLDITGVAVVDTQVAAALLRVAGAVRLMGAETLLVGIRPEVAQALASLGVNLGELRTAATLQDGLRAIGFSDSARIAEKDRSNGRRPS, encoded by the coding sequence ATGCAGCGTCTGGGGTCCTGGATCATTCGTGTGAACACATCGAACGAGGATCGACAGCGGCGCGGCCAGACCCTTATCATACTCGGCATCGGTCTTATTGCCCTGGCCCTGGCAGCTATTCCGCTCAGCATGATCGCCGGTCAACCCTCCGCACTGTTCATTAGTGCGAGTGCCCTGGTCCTCCTGGTCGGAGTGATTATCCTGGCCCGCATGGGACGAGTCAACCTGGGCGCCTATCTGTTGCTCTTCGTCTTGCTGGCTGGAATTATCGGTTCGTTTGTCGCCAGGCCCGTCACGCCGAACGGGCTGTTTTTTATGATCCTGCCCATCCTCTGCGCGAGCATTCTGTTGCCGCCAATCCACATCTGGAGCACGCTGGTCCTGGCTATGGCGGGAGTCCTTCTGAGCTTCGGTCTCCTTCCGGCGAATCTCCGCGACGACCGCTACTGGCGCGTGGCGGCGCTGTCGGCGCCGTTATTGATGGCGATGAGCGCCCTTGTCAGTTTCCTGGGAGCGCGGATGGTGAAGCGTTCCCTCACCATGGCACACGCCGCGCGTGCCGAGGCTGATGCCGCCAACCAGGCCCTCGCCGCCAGCAACGTCTCCCTGGAAGCGCGCGTCGCCGAACGCACTGCCGCTCTCCAGCAACTTGCCGATGAGCAGACCGCCCTTGCCGCCCAACTGCAGGCCAGCCTCGAAACCCAGAAAGATCTGAACCGCGTTATCGCCGCCCTCTCGATGCCGGTCATTCCTATCAGCGACAGGGTCCTGGTGGCGCCGATTATCGGCAACCTCGACACCGAACGCACGCAGCTCCTGCTGGCTACGGTTCTCGATGAAGTGGAGGCTGCGCGAGCGCGCGTGGTGGTGCTCGACATTACCGGCGTTGCGGTGGTAGACACCCAGGTAGCCGCGGCGCTGCTGCGCGTCGCCGGCGCCGTGCGCCTGATGGGCGCCGAAACCCTCCTGGTGGGCATCCGCCCCGAAGTGGCTCAGGCCCTGGCGAGCCTGGGGGTCAACCTCGGCGAACTACGCACCGCAGCAACCCTCCAGGACGGCCTGCGGGCGATTGGCTTTAGCGATAGCGCCAGGATTGCAGAGAAGGATCGCTCGAATGGGCGCCGCCCCTCTTAG
- a CDS encoding peptide ABC transporter substrate-binding protein, whose translation MNQRYPCRPIPLLLAILLLAGCALLTPAPGATPAPFPVADAPPGGTLIMTLGARDPQTLDPALVGDVTSAFVVRQIFSGLVRLSNRLEVEPDLAETWELGPDGRTYTFRLRPEARFADGAPLTADDVRYSLERAADPRLAPALPARTYLGDIVGVREKIAGQAERIAGIQVLDERTLTITIDAPKSYFLAKLAHPTSFVVDRRAVERGGARWTERPNGSGPFTIERWDHDRLLVLARNPVFYRQPARLDRVRMLIGAAASNPQVLYEEGEIDITSVPPYALARVRDENNPLSRELLRVPQLSLFYIGMNVAIPPFDDPKVREAFTLLLDRQKIADLSLQGAAQPAAGVLPPGMPGYNPDLPLPGPDVARAQALLAESRYGGAAGLPPIVAYGGWSGTLRDVAERDLGLTIEVRDFEDFGAFLDALDTNTLPMFSSGWIADYPDPENFLDVLFRSGSGENHFAYSNPEVDALLDQAAVEPDETRRFALYREVERRILADAPLIPLYHDVEYMLVKPYVRGLELTPMGLLDLATVELVR comes from the coding sequence ATGAACCAGCGATACCCCTGCCGCCCTATCCCGCTCCTGCTGGCGATCCTGCTGCTGGCCGGATGCGCCTTGCTGACCCCCGCGCCCGGAGCGACGCCCGCGCCCTTCCCCGTGGCCGATGCCCCCCCCGGCGGCACGCTCATCATGACCCTCGGCGCCCGCGACCCGCAGACGCTCGATCCGGCCCTGGTGGGCGATGTGACCAGCGCCTTTGTCGTGCGGCAGATCTTCAGCGGTCTGGTGCGCCTCTCCAACCGCCTGGAAGTGGAACCCGATCTGGCCGAGACGTGGGAACTGGGGCCGGATGGCCGCACCTACACCTTCCGCCTGCGCCCTGAAGCGCGCTTTGCCGATGGCGCGCCCCTCACCGCCGACGATGTGCGCTACAGCCTGGAACGGGCCGCCGACCCGCGTCTGGCCCCCGCTCTGCCCGCCCGCACCTACCTGGGCGACATCGTGGGGGTGCGCGAGAAGATCGCCGGGCAGGCCGAACGCATCGCGGGTATCCAGGTGCTCGACGAGCGCACCCTGACGATCACCATTGACGCTCCTAAAAGCTACTTCCTGGCCAAACTGGCCCATCCGACCAGTTTTGTCGTTGATCGGCGCGCGGTGGAGCGGGGCGGCGCCCGCTGGACCGAGCGGCCCAACGGCAGCGGGCCGTTCACTATCGAACGCTGGGACCACGACCGGCTGCTGGTGCTGGCGCGCAATCCGGTGTTTTACCGCCAGCCGGCGCGTCTTGATCGGGTGCGGATGCTTATTGGCGCTGCGGCAAGCAATCCGCAGGTGCTCTATGAAGAAGGTGAAATTGACATAACAAGCGTGCCTCCCTACGCCCTGGCCCGCGTGCGCGACGAGAACAATCCCCTCTCGCGCGAGTTGCTTCGCGTGCCGCAGCTCTCGCTCTTCTACATTGGCATGAATGTCGCCATCCCGCCCTTTGACGACCCGAAGGTGCGCGAGGCCTTTACGCTGCTGCTCGACCGCCAGAAGATCGCCGATCTGTCGCTACAGGGGGCGGCGCAACCCGCCGCCGGCGTGCTGCCGCCGGGGATGCCGGGCTACAATCCCGATCTGCCGCTGCCGGGGCCCGATGTAGCGCGGGCGCAAGCCTTGCTGGCCGAGTCGCGCTATGGCGGTGCTGCCGGCCTGCCTCCCATTGTGGCCTACGGCGGGTGGAGTGGGACGCTGCGCGACGTGGCCGAACGGGACCTGGGTCTGACGATAGAGGTGCGTGATTTTGAGGACTTCGGTGCGTTTCTTGACGCGCTCGACACGAATACGCTGCCAATGTTCAGCAGCGGGTGGATCGCCGATTACCCTGATCCGGAGAACTTCCTCGACGTGCTGTTCCGCAGCGGCAGCGGCGAGAACCACTTCGCCTACAGCAACCCTGAGGTGGACGCGCTGCTGGACCAGGCTGCGGTCGAGCCGGATGAGACCCGGCGCTTTGCCCTGTACCGCGAGGTCGAACGGCGCATCCTGGCCGACGCGCCGCTGATCCCATTGTACCATGACGTAGAATACATGCTGGTTAAGCCCTACGTGCGCGGCCTGGAATTGACCCCGATGGGCCTGCTCGATCTGGCGACGGTTGAACTGGTGAGGTAA
- a CDS encoding asparagine synthase C-terminal domain-containing protein yields MEGRSPLFAPPLIDAAFALPPSWKLRGLQEKWILKQAVRDLLPPTILNRPKSGMLVPVQAWLRGPLRELADDLLFGPQTRARGLFREATVLDVNMACARKKSRPSG; encoded by the coding sequence ATTGAAGGGCGTTCTCCGCTCTTCGCGCCGCCGCTGATTGACGCAGCGTTCGCCCTGCCGCCGTCCTGGAAGCTGCGTGGGTTGCAGGAGAAGTGGATCTTGAAGCAGGCCGTGCGCGACCTGCTGCCGCCGACGATCCTGAACCGCCCGAAGAGCGGCATGCTGGTGCCGGTGCAGGCCTGGCTGCGTGGCCCCCTGCGCGAACTGGCCGACGATCTGCTGTTCGGGCCGCAGACGCGGGCGCGCGGGCTGTTCCGCGAGGCCACCGTGCTCGATGTGAATATGGCCTGCGCCCGGAAGAAATCCAGGCCCAGCGGATAA
- the hisS gene encoding histidine--tRNA ligase, producing MSRVQNIKGMRDHLPQAMLLRQHILAVLTRVAERYGFEPLQTPVVEYAEVLEGKLGDEEKLIYRFEDHGGRRLALRYDQTVPLARVVAQYGAAVALPWRRYAYGPSYRGERPARGRYREFYQFDVDIVGSSSPLADAEIVALLTDALTELGFPDFTTLLNHRQVIGGIARVSGLDEEAAGGVYRAIDKFDKLGAEGVREELLRAGVQATAADQILALVQIEGEPDAVLAALTERLASDTRASAALENLRAIIAGLAAMGVPAERYRVAPRLARGLAYYTGMVFEAITPHWPEGSLLGGGRYDELIGQFAGRPVPTVGLAFGIDRLHDVMEELGLGPQISSTAIAYVTIFNPELTAASLELARELRAGGINTLVSLDPDAGLGKQFKEADRKGVRYALVLGPDELARNEVVVKDLRAGVQRSVPRGEVLAALGG from the coding sequence ATGTCCAGAGTGCAAAACATCAAAGGGATGCGCGACCATCTGCCCCAGGCGATGCTGCTGCGCCAGCACATCCTGGCGGTGCTGACGCGGGTGGCCGAGCGCTACGGCTTCGAGCCGTTGCAGACGCCGGTGGTGGAGTATGCTGAGGTGCTGGAGGGCAAGCTGGGCGATGAGGAAAAGCTGATCTACCGCTTTGAGGATCACGGGGGCCGGCGCCTGGCCCTGCGCTATGATCAGACCGTGCCGCTGGCGCGGGTGGTGGCCCAGTACGGAGCCGCCGTGGCCCTGCCCTGGCGTCGCTACGCCTACGGGCCAAGCTACCGCGGCGAACGCCCGGCGCGGGGACGCTACCGTGAGTTTTACCAGTTTGATGTTGATATTGTCGGCAGTAGTTCGCCGCTTGCCGACGCCGAGATCGTGGCCCTGCTCACCGACGCGCTGACCGAACTGGGTTTTCCCGACTTCACCACCCTGCTCAACCACCGCCAGGTGATCGGCGGCATCGCCCGCGTCAGCGGTCTGGACGAGGAGGCTGCCGGAGGGGTGTACCGGGCGATTGACAAGTTCGACAAGCTCGGCGCCGAGGGGGTGCGCGAGGAACTGCTACGGGCGGGCGTGCAAGCGACGGCCGCCGACCAGATCCTGGCGCTGGTGCAGATCGAGGGCGAGCCGGATGCGGTGCTGGCGGCGCTGACGGAGCGTCTCGCCAGCGACACGCGGGCGTCCGCCGCGCTGGAGAATCTGCGGGCGATCATCGCCGGCCTCGCCGCGATGGGCGTGCCGGCGGAGCGCTACCGCGTCGCCCCGCGCCTGGCCCGCGGTCTGGCCTACTACACCGGGATGGTCTTCGAGGCCATCACCCCCCACTGGCCCGAAGGCTCGCTGCTTGGCGGGGGGCGCTACGACGAGCTGATCGGCCAGTTTGCCGGGCGACCGGTTCCCACTGTGGGCCTGGCCTTCGGTATTGACCGGCTCCACGATGTCATGGAAGAGCTGGGGCTTGGCCCGCAGATTAGCAGCACGGCCATCGCCTACGTGACCATCTTCAACCCCGAGTTGACCGCCGCGAGTCTCGAACTGGCCCGCGAACTGCGCGCGGGGGGGATCAACACCCTGGTAAGCCTCGACCCTGATGCGGGGCTGGGCAAGCAGTTCAAGGAGGCCGACCGCAAAGGGGTGCGCTACGCGCTTGTGCTCGGCCCTGACGAACTGGCGCGCAACGAGGTGGTGGTCAAGGACCTGCGCGCTGGCGTGCAGCGCAGCGTGCCACGGGGCGAGGTGCTGGCGGCCCTGGGGGGGTAG
- a CDS encoding asparagine synthase-related protein — translation MRGWFCATLDANGAEAALAAMGAAPVAARNGLALGLVPDGCQSAVFHAEGLVAAGPVTLFNRGELRRRLCGDGVGLPEDCADGTLLLHLYARYGAARLTPVDGMFAVAILDGEELVLARDHAGARTLFYARAGGDRAASASLRALRAWPRLAARLNLNAVRAFLTFAYLPGEETLLEDVYEARPGRCLRLRAGGVCYEEEFWEPREGAWNADDLPESRARGLRALLEEAVAARLPAGQPVGVFLSGGIDSSLVTALAARLHQHPVRTYAINFGGDLPNELAYSGLVAAHCRTAHTVLTFEGRRIAEHLAMLRRPRAPADARSARRAARRAAAGTARGAVPRIAPYDRLPQPPAVHQPPHQGRTTSCPRSSV, via the coding sequence ATGAGAGGATGGTTCTGCGCCACTCTAGATGCAAACGGGGCCGAAGCGGCCCTGGCGGCGATGGGGGCCGCGCCGGTCGCCGCGCGTAACGGTCTGGCCCTGGGTCTGGTGCCTGATGGCTGCCAGAGCGCCGTGTTCCATGCCGAGGGCCTGGTCGCCGCCGGGCCGGTGACGCTGTTCAATCGCGGCGAGTTGCGCCGGCGCCTGTGTGGCGACGGGGTAGGGCTGCCGGAGGACTGCGCCGATGGGACGCTGCTGCTGCACCTGTATGCGCGCTACGGCGCTGCGAGACTCACGCCGGTTGACGGCATGTTCGCGGTGGCTATCCTGGATGGCGAGGAGCTGGTGCTGGCCCGCGACCACGCCGGTGCGCGCACATTGTTCTACGCGCGCGCGGGCGGCGACCGGGCGGCGTCGGCCTCGCTGCGCGCCTTGCGCGCCTGGCCGCGCCTGGCCGCACGGCTGAACCTGAACGCGGTGCGCGCCTTTCTGACCTTCGCCTACCTTCCGGGCGAAGAGACCCTGCTTGAAGACGTGTATGAGGCCCGCCCCGGGCGTTGTTTGCGTCTGCGCGCCGGGGGCGTCTGCTACGAGGAGGAGTTCTGGGAGCCGCGTGAGGGCGCATGGAACGCGGACGACCTGCCGGAGAGCCGCGCGCGCGGTCTGCGCGCCCTGCTCGAAGAGGCGGTCGCTGCGCGCCTGCCGGCGGGCCAGCCTGTCGGGGTGTTCCTCTCCGGCGGGATTGATAGTAGTCTGGTCACGGCCCTGGCGGCGCGGCTGCACCAGCATCCGGTGCGCACCTACGCGATCAATTTCGGCGGCGACCTGCCCAACGAGCTGGCCTATTCCGGGCTGGTTGCCGCCCATTGCCGCACCGCGCATACCGTCCTTACCTTTGAGGGCAGGCGCATTGCCGAGCACCTGGCAATGTTACGCCGACCTCGAGCGCCTGCTGACGCCCGCAGCGCTCGACGCGCTGCGCGACGCGCCGCCGCTGGAACGGCGCGTGGAGCCGTACCTCGAATCGCCCCGTATGACCGCCTTCCTCAACCGCCTGCTGTACACCAACCTCCGCACCAAGGGCGCACCACATCCTGCCCAAGGTCGAGCGTCTGA
- a CDS encoding DUF58 domain-containing protein translates to MLVRPLTLLILAALSFLAAQGTGLRLFFHLSYLLVGLLILAALWAWLNLRGLVVEREILTPRATVGEYARERITLRNRWLLPKLWIELYDQSELPERGPGFVATLAGGETGRWTARTLCTRRGRFRLGPAMLISGDPFGIVRLRRSVPATGEILVYPQTVDLPDFRLPGAELPGGRTTRARSFHLTPSVATVREYAPGDSMNRIHWRSTARTGRLMVKEFELDPSADVYLVLDMQERAVVRDSRPPQSPRSDDRDAGPWWVRQPVAPQTVLLESTEEHAVLAAASLARALLAQNRLVGLVAWGQHRELIPAEREVRQLFKILEALAVLRAYGAHALAEVLVAESQRFGRNCTLVVITSSVDERWVSALQQHLYRGVRAVALFVDPRSYGGWQDPEPVLRRLAELRVPTYRLRQGQPLAEALRETVDFGF, encoded by the coding sequence ATGCTGGTTCGTCCGCTGACGCTGCTGATCCTGGCCGCGTTGAGCTTCCTGGCCGCCCAGGGTACCGGCCTGCGGCTCTTTTTTCATCTGAGCTACCTGCTCGTGGGACTGCTCATCCTCGCGGCGCTCTGGGCCTGGCTCAATCTGCGTGGCCTAGTCGTCGAGCGCGAAATCCTGACGCCACGGGCTACAGTGGGCGAGTATGCCCGCGAGCGCATCACGCTGCGGAACCGCTGGTTGCTCCCCAAGCTCTGGATCGAGTTGTACGACCAGTCGGAGTTGCCGGAGCGCGGCCCCGGGTTCGTCGCTACGCTGGCCGGGGGAGAGACCGGGCGCTGGACGGCGCGCACCCTCTGCACGCGCCGGGGGCGTTTTCGCCTGGGGCCGGCGATGCTGATCAGTGGCGACCCCTTTGGCATTGTGCGCCTGCGCCGCTCCGTCCCGGCAACCGGCGAGATCCTGGTCTACCCGCAAACGGTGGATCTGCCAGACTTCCGCCTGCCCGGCGCCGAGTTGCCCGGCGGGCGGACTACCCGCGCCCGCAGCTTTCATCTCACGCCCAGTGTGGCCACGGTGCGCGAATACGCGCCGGGCGACAGCATGAACCGCATCCACTGGCGTTCGACGGCGCGCACGGGCCGGTTGATGGTCAAGGAGTTCGAGCTGGATCCGAGCGCCGATGTGTACCTGGTGCTGGATATGCAGGAACGAGCCGTGGTACGCGACTCCCGTCCGCCTCAATCACCGCGCAGCGACGACCGCGACGCGGGTCCCTGGTGGGTGCGCCAGCCGGTCGCGCCACAAACGGTTTTGCTGGAGAGCACTGAGGAACATGCGGTGCTGGCCGCGGCCTCGCTGGCCCGCGCGCTGCTGGCGCAGAACCGGCTGGTGGGTCTGGTGGCCTGGGGCCAGCACCGTGAACTCATTCCCGCCGAGCGTGAGGTGCGGCAGCTTTTTAAAATCCTCGAGGCCCTGGCCGTGCTCCGCGCCTACGGCGCCCACGCGCTGGCCGAGGTGCTGGTGGCGGAGAGCCAGCGCTTCGGGCGCAACTGTACGCTGGTGGTGATCACCTCGTCGGTGGATGAGCGCTGGGTCAGCGCCCTGCAACAGCACCTCTACCGCGGGGTGCGCGCAGTGGCGCTGTTTGTGGACCCCCGAAGCTACGGCGGCTGGCAGGACCCCGAGCCGGTCCTGCGGCGGCTGGCCGAGTTGCGTGTGCCTACGTATCGCCTTCGCCAGGGCCAGCCGCTGGCCGAGGCGCTGCGGGAGACAGTTGATTTTGGATTTTAG
- a CDS encoding SPASM domain-containing protein: MPSASEFSLLFDHGDDPDKSEAVTDCDCACPVALPPPATPPPPAAPLYPHPDLRRLPLSDRAWVAFVPSFSRVAVLDQATWDLLYTPPPARPPDARAGNILATAHHLGLLIAPGEPPRAPLRPDRLLAWLHVTNACNLRCTYCYLHKSGERMSSATGRAAIDATFRSALAAGYQRVEFKYAGGEAPLHLERVAELHRYAASRGAEHGLEVRGRILSNGTTLTPQRLALIAELGIGLMVSLDGLGAEHDAQRPTTRGGASALAALNGLRRALACDLQPTVSITVTPQSVTGLPALLGELLDMGVYFTLNFARPVTAAAPAITAAEERIIEGLRAAYAVIAGRPLRYSLLGALLDRAHLGAGHRHACSVGEHYLVFDHRGNVAKCQMVINEPITTVAADDPLALIRADRTGVQNLAVEAKEGCRNCEWRYWCAGGCAVTTYRVTGRYDARSPNCRLYRALYPDVLRLEGLRLLALYVPESSA; this comes from the coding sequence ATGCCATCTGCAAGCGAGTTCAGTCTCCTCTTCGATCACGGCGACGACCCGGACAAGAGCGAAGCCGTCACCGACTGCGACTGCGCCTGTCCTGTCGCGCTGCCGCCGCCTGCCACTCCGCCCCCGCCCGCCGCGCCGCTCTACCCGCACCCCGACCTGCGACGCCTGCCCCTCTCGGACCGGGCCTGGGTAGCCTTTGTGCCGTCCTTCAGCCGGGTGGCGGTGCTCGATCAGGCCACCTGGGACCTGCTCTATACGCCACCGCCCGCCCGCCCGCCCGACGCCAGGGCGGGGAACATTCTGGCAACCGCCCATCACCTCGGTCTGCTGATCGCTCCTGGCGAACCGCCCCGCGCGCCGCTTCGGCCTGACCGGCTGCTGGCCTGGCTGCATGTGACCAATGCCTGTAATCTGCGTTGCACGTACTGTTACCTGCACAAGAGCGGCGAGCGCATGTCATCGGCGACCGGCCGCGCGGCCATTGACGCGACGTTTCGTTCCGCCCTCGCCGCGGGCTACCAGCGGGTCGAGTTCAAGTACGCAGGGGGCGAGGCGCCCCTGCACCTGGAGCGGGTCGCCGAACTCCATCGCTACGCCGCCTCGCGGGGCGCAGAACACGGCCTGGAGGTTCGCGGTCGTATCCTGAGCAACGGGACAACACTCACCCCTCAACGTCTGGCGCTGATCGCCGAACTGGGGATCGGCCTGATGGTGTCCCTTGATGGGCTTGGCGCCGAGCACGACGCGCAGCGCCCCACCACGCGCGGTGGCGCCTCGGCCCTCGCCGCGCTGAACGGCCTGCGCCGCGCCCTGGCCTGCGATCTCCAGCCAACGGTTTCGATTACTGTCACCCCCCAGAGCGTCACCGGCCTGCCCGCGCTTCTCGGTGAATTGCTCGACATGGGCGTGTACTTCACCCTGAACTTCGCCCGGCCCGTCACCGCTGCCGCCCCGGCGATTACCGCGGCTGAGGAGCGCATCATCGAGGGACTTCGGGCGGCATACGCCGTTATTGCCGGGCGACCGCTGCGCTACAGTCTGCTCGGCGCGCTGCTCGACCGCGCCCACCTCGGAGCCGGTCATCGCCATGCCTGCAGCGTCGGAGAGCACTACCTGGTCTTTGACCACCGCGGCAACGTCGCCAAATGCCAGATGGTCATCAACGAACCGATCACCACCGTAGCCGCGGATGATCCCCTCGCGCTCATCCGGGCTGATCGCACCGGGGTCCAGAACCTGGCGGTTGAAGCGAAGGAGGGTTGCCGCAACTGCGAGTGGCGCTACTGGTGCGCTGGCGGCTGCGCCGTGACGACCTATCGCGTGACCGGGCGCTATGACGCGCGTTCACCCAACTGTCGCCTCTACCGGGCCCTCTACCCGGACGTGCTGCGTCTGGAGGGGTTGCGCCTGCTGGCGTTGTATGTGCCGGAGTCGTCCGCCTGA
- a CDS encoding DUF952 domain-containing protein yields MIYHITSNATWMAARAAGSYTADSLATEGFIHFSTRDQVLRVANALFGGRRDLVLLAVDPARLSAEVRYEETHPGEYFPHLYGPLNLDAVVAVYPFPPRPDGSFDWPPGCPVEV; encoded by the coding sequence ATGATCTATCACATTACCAGCAATGCCACCTGGATGGCGGCCCGGGCCGCGGGAAGCTACACGGCGGACTCGCTGGCAACCGAGGGCTTTATCCATTTCTCAACTCGCGACCAGGTGCTCCGCGTCGCCAACGCGCTGTTTGGGGGGCGAAGAGATCTCGTGCTGCTGGCCGTAGACCCGGCGCGTCTCAGCGCGGAGGTGCGTTACGAGGAGACACATCCCGGCGAATACTTCCCGCACCTCTACGGCCCGCTCAACCTCGACGCGGTCGTGGCCGTGTATCCCTTTCCACCCCGGCCTGACGGGAGCTTTGACTGGCCGCCGGGGTGTCCTGTAGAGGTGTAG
- a CDS encoding CehA/McbA family metallohydrolase, whose protein sequence is MPPAFIYPGAIHIHTTYSDGTGTFPQVIAAARDAGLRWIIVTDHDTLEGLPYAGWHDGLLVIVGHEITPPRNHFLALNVREVISNALPPQAFIDAVYARGGFGIIAHPDERIRNDFKDCYRWDDWTIDGPTDRAGRPVGLELWNLMSDWGENLTRRNRYPHFFVPALGLSGPTPATLAWWDRLNMVGRRTFGIGGVDAHAFKHRAPWGVIEVFPYRWLFGTLTNYLLLERPLHDDPEVATQQVYAALGAGRSYFVNRLDGAAPSIVFTARRGHEVYTIGDTASIAGGPLLIEADVGRNAFIRLIADGEVLTSGVRRIRQSVDAAAVYRLEGYVGGKSWLFTNPIYIED, encoded by the coding sequence ATGCCTCCCGCGTTTATTTACCCTGGCGCGATCCACATCCACACGACGTACTCTGACGGAACCGGCACGTTTCCGCAGGTCATCGCCGCCGCCCGTGACGCCGGTCTGCGCTGGATCATCGTCACCGACCACGATACGCTGGAAGGGCTGCCCTATGCCGGCTGGCACGACGGTCTGCTGGTCATCGTCGGGCACGAAATCACTCCGCCGCGCAATCACTTTCTGGCGCTCAACGTGCGTGAGGTGATCAGCAATGCCCTGCCGCCGCAGGCGTTCATTGACGCGGTGTACGCCCGGGGCGGGTTTGGCATTATCGCCCATCCCGACGAACGAATACGCAATGATTTCAAGGATTGTTACCGCTGGGACGACTGGACCATAGATGGCCCGACCGACCGCGCGGGCCGGCCTGTGGGTCTGGAACTGTGGAACCTGATGAGCGATTGGGGCGAGAACCTGACCCGGCGCAATCGCTACCCGCACTTCTTCGTGCCGGCGCTGGGTCTCAGCGGGCCGACGCCTGCCACCCTGGCCTGGTGGGACCGGCTGAACATGGTCGGGCGGCGCACCTTCGGCATCGGGGGCGTGGACGCGCATGCCTTCAAGCACCGCGCGCCCTGGGGCGTGATCGAGGTCTTTCCCTACCGCTGGCTGTTTGGCACGCTCACTAACTACCTGCTGCTGGAGCGGCCCCTGCACGACGACCCGGAGGTGGCGACGCAGCAGGTGTACGCGGCCCTGGGCGCGGGGCGAAGCTACTTTGTGAACCGGCTCGATGGGGCCGCGCCGTCAATTGTCTTCACGGCGCGCCGGGGTCACGAGGTCTACACCATTGGCGACACGGCTTCAATCGCCGGTGGCCCCCTGCTGATCGAGGCCGACGTAGGGCGTAACGCCTTCATCCGCCTTATCGCCGACGGCGAGGTGCTGACCAGCGGGGTGCGGCGCATCCGCCAGAGTGTGGACGCCGCCGCGGTGTATCGGCTGGAGGGGTACGTGGGCGGGAAATCGTGGTTGTTTACGAATCCGATCTATATTGAAGACTGA